The Anoplolepis gracilipes chromosome 17, ASM4749672v1, whole genome shotgun sequence genome window below encodes:
- the Ttv gene encoding exostosin-1, with the protein MQAKKRYLLLFVTCAFLGYCYFGGYRLKSEKWTGRSQLPYERLPSYLSLNEEFYDKDLKTSSGTLAMSQRARHCRMETCFDFTRCKQGFTVYVYPVEEAISPLYQKILNVITESRYYTSDPARACIFVLALDTLDRDPLSTEFVHNLPSKLLHLPYWNNGRNHLIFNLYSGTWPDYAEESLAFDVGYAMLAKASMSIFRHRPDFDISIPLFGKQHPERGGESGQALENNFPNNKKYVAAFKGKRYVHGIGSETRNALYHLHNGKDLVFVTTCRHGKAWRELQDEHCQQDNQEYDTYDYEILLMNATFCLVPRGRRLGSFRFLEALRAGCIPVILSNGWALPFHERIDWTQAAIFSDERLLLQIPDIVRSVSNVQILKLRQQTQFLWERYFSSIEKIVFTAFENIRERLPWEGARERIVWNTSPGALVILPQFADSQQELPFSNSNPGNTFTAIIYSQLGSTAVLYRLLRSLAKSKYLDKIILMWNSDISVPRKPRWQGIKASIHIVAVDGISQRFYPHPLIKTSAILSLDEDATLNTDEIDFAFTVWRSFPDRIVGYPARSHYWDDSKRSWGYTSKWTNDYSIILTGAAFYHRYYNTLYTELLSSTLHKTVEQSQNCEDILMNFLVSHVTRRPPIKVTQRKLYKDTAVAGIRSPWNDPDHFIQRQTCMNTFVAVFGYMPLLRSNMRLDPVLFKDSVSNLRKKYRQIELVSN; encoded by the exons atgcaaGCCAAGAAACGCTATCTATTATTGTTTGTAACATGCGCGTTTCTTGGTTATTGTTATTTCGGTGGATATCgtttgaaaagtgaaaaatggACAGGCAGATCTCAGTTGCCTTACGAGCGATTGCCTTCATATTTAAGTCTAAACGAAGAGTTCTATGACAAAGATTTAAAGACATCCAGCGGAACATTAGCTATGTCTCAACGTGCAAGGCATTGCCGCATGGAAACTTGCTTTGACTTTACCAGATGCAAGCAAGGTTTTACCGTATATGTGTATCCAGTTGAGGAAGCGATAAGTCCGTTAtaccaaaaaatattaaatgttatcacAGAATCAAGATATTACACATCAGACCCAGCACGGGCATGTATATTTGTCTTAGCCCTGGATACATTAGATAGAGATCCTTTATCCACTGAGTTTGTACACAATCTTCCCTCTAAACTGTTGCATTTGCCATATTGGAATAACGGAAGAAATCATCTGATATTTAACTTATACTCTGGTACATGGCCAGATTATGCAGAAGAATCGCTAGCCTTTGATGTGGGTTATGCGATGCTTGCTAAAGCCAGCATGTCCATCTTCAGACATAGGCCAGACTTTGACATATCGATACCTCTGTTTGGTAAACAACATCCGGAACGTGGTGGAGAATCCGGCCAAgcgttagaaaataattttcctaataataagaaatatgtcgCAGCTTTTAAGGGGAAACGATACGTACATGGTATTGGATCTGAAACGAGAAATGCTCTCTATCATTTACATAATGGTAAAGATTTGGTATTTGTTACAACCTGCCGTCATGGAAAAGCTTGGAGAGAATTGCAGGATGAACATTGTCAACAAGATAATCAGGAATACGATAC gTACGACtatgagattttattaatgaatgcAACATTTTGTCTGGTTCCGCGAGGACGACGATTGGGCAGTTTTCGATTTCTAGAAGCTTTGCGGGCAGGATGTATTCCAGTTATTTTAAGTAATGGTTGGGCTCTTCCCTTTCACGAGCGTATCGATTGGACTCAGGCTGCCATATTTTCCGATGAGAGATTATTACTTCAA attcCAGATATAGTACGATCCGTGTCTAATGtacaaattcttaaattacGACAGCAAACGCAATTCTTATgggaaagatatttttcatctaTCGAAAAGATTGTATTCACCGCGTTTGAG aATATTCGCGAGCGTTTGCCATGGGAAGGCGCGCGAGAAAGAATTGTCTGGAATACCAGTCCTGGAGCACTGGTGATATTGCCACAATTTGCCGACAGCCAACAAGAACTTCCCTTTTCAAACAGTAATCCTGGTAACACTTTCACTGCCATAATTTATTCGCAATTGGGATCTACTGCAGTTCTTTATCGCCTGCTTCGAAGTCTGGCAAAAAGCAAGTACCTAGATAAG ataatactTATGTGGAATTCGGACATTTCGGTGCCAAGGAAACCACGTTGGCAAGGTATCAAAGCGTCAATCCACATTGTCGCGGTTGACGGTATATCCCAACGTTTTTATCCTCATCCGTTAATCAAAACTAGTGCCATATTGTCGCTCGATGAAGACGCTACTCTAAATACTGACGAGATTGACTTCGCTTTTACTGTTTGGCGATCGTTTCCTGATCGAATAGTAGGATATCCAGCGAGATCTCATTATTGGGATGATTCAAAG cGGTCCTGGGGTTACACCAGTAAATGGACAAACGACTATAGTATCATTCTTACTGGTGCCGCTTTCTATCATCGCTACTATAATACTTTGTATACCGAGTTATTGAGCTCGACCCTCCATAAGACCGTGGAGCAGTCGCAAAATTGCGAGGATATACTCATGAACTTTCTGGTGAGTCACGTTACACGAAGACCGCCCATTAAAGTGACGCAGCGCAAGCTATACAAGGACACTGCAGTAGCTGGGATCAG ATCTCCGTGGAACGATCCGGATCATTTCATACAACGGCAAACATGTATGAATACATTTGTCGCCGTTTTCGGGTATATGCCTCTATTGCGATCTAACATGCGACTGGATCCCGTTCTGTTCAAAGACTCTGTAAGTAATCTGCGCAAAAAGTATAGGCAAATTGAATTAGTTAGCAACTAG